The following are from one region of the Stigmatella ashevillena genome:
- a CDS encoding type I polyketide synthase yields the protein MTTSAPDGSQQQRALLERATVTIKKLRAENAQLRAAQKEPIAIIGMACRFPGGANDPESYWRLLDGGVDAIREIPPERWPAGEIDVNELPALRWAGLIDSVDGFDAEFFGITPREASQLDPQQRLLLEVSCEALENALQPADRLVQHPVGVFVGIASSDYQHHVLALPPEEQNGYSATGNMPSVAAGRIAYTLGLQGPCAAVDTACSSSLVALHMACQSLRSGESSLALAGGVNLLLSSTWMRMVGLTQSLSPDGRCRTFDARANGFVRGEGCGVVVLKRLSDAQRDGDHVWAVLRGSSINHDGRSGGLTVPNVLSQEATLRKALDSAEVAAGDIGYVEAHGTGTPLGDPIELDALKSVLGRDRGSDRRCVVGSVKTNIGHLEAAAGIAGLIKVVLALGKETLPAHLHFRGLNPRVSLDQTALVIGAEARPWPVGEVPRRAVVSSFGISGTNACLVVEEAPSRPAAEAVHPLPEAGAGSPGDFLLPLSARSPEALRALALAHARRLGELEGPSSLEQHVHLASTRRSHHSIRQGFVGSTRAELVESLMAFAGQPELSAAATIKAPRVAMIFPGQGSQWLGMGKELHAREPVFRDALAAFDAAMRKVAGWSVIEELFAEADRARLDQVDVIQPCIVAIQLSLAALWRSWGVEPSVVIGQSMGEVSAAYVAGALSIEDAARVITARSRLVKQLRGGAMASVGLPASELEGVLGEGLGVAAINGPASTLVAGRSDAIDRLVTEMAGKGVFCRKVKVDYASHSPEVEPLRAALLEALSPVRGQPPALAFRSTVHRGWVGADGLGPEYWYQNLREPVQLFPVLETLLIDDGIDVLLEVSPHPILGPVLQAAATHVGRDAAVFASLRREQAEQKTLLLTLAALYARGHAVAFEHVGSRAVPDRAARWSPLPTYPWQRQRHWLPKVERLSKAERATEAPRDSLPPGRRLRSPALRDAVYEVVLRSTSLRCFESHRVEGGVIAPASWILSMVLAALRDLGLQGPVAARQMTFARPLAIPDGEERQVQLILSPEAARPNRFQLLSSSSGGSADERSWTLLSEGTIALGEAPPLEQLDVASMCGRMEVVPAASIAAMVGSPGPEGWIETLHRGGHEVLCRLRAPRAGDDADRFVLHPEPLNEVLAALVASSGVAGHRYAPVAIDALELVRQADVAWIHGTVTRVESGGRSALSVALHLYDEAHHPVAVLSRMHCVPASLEGSIKAETGLLARGRYEVAWQPLEPVREATASVPTPVTAPGRWLIFPDARGTCDVLASRLEAEGHDCVRISGGLERDVLCEQITAAAVSERPLRGILFGCGLDVVAEPGQPFSFGQLEAARALLQLAGTFGTHSLGPVWIPTRGAVSVEDGEPIDTPAAAVLWGMGRVLGREHPEAAPRLVDVDPRGSVSSNAEQLHRAISMDQSQDHQLALRAERIFGLRLRRGRDDHARQALAPSPEASYLITGGLGRLGLSVAEWLVARGARHLVLLARSLPSEDASRRILALEQQGARVLVARANVADFEALGQALSAAEAELPAIRGVIHAAGQARQALLVDEPWQDYAEVLGAKAAGAWNLHQLTKDRKLDFFVMFSSIAGILGFGGMGSYAAANTYLDALAVYRRGLGLPALSIAWGLWDQELDRQLGERAMRVGLAPFAAADGLQALGVLAAGQATHAIVANMDWARHLQDRPGAVPSWLHGLAASSSGPASSREPEGASKLLGSLAGLSAQAASERISAHVGGVVAETLGYPRYHSLPRGKGFFDLGFDSLLAMDLRRRLAKDFAHPFPVTLAFDHPTIERLTSYLVAYWKDSGAVARSGSGAIALSATSGDAQAVNPLATVIQAHPDAAVEPIAIVGIGCRFPGGIVDPETFWRLLTQGRDATSEAPHGRWDDESLFDPDPSAPGKFHVRRAGFLSDIESFDPEFFGISPREAARMDPQQRLLLEVTWEALEHAGQPANALVDSATGVFVSGAPNQYLNRFGEDPAELDAYALTGNLPCTLSGRVSYVLGLRGPNLFVDTGCSGALVALHLACQSLRARECELALAGGVNVLLSADMMIGLGKTGTLAPDGRCKTFDASANGFGRGEGCGVLVVKRLSDAQAHGDRIIAVVRGSSVNHDGRSGGLTVPSGPAQQLLMERALQQARISAAQVGFVEAHGTGTQLGDPIEVGALAAVYGRASGRTSPCFLGAVKSNLGHLEAAAGVAGIIKAALTVERGEIPPNVHFAELNPKLPMDGEPFSIPTRLHAWPTAGRRLAAVSSFGLGGTNAHTVLEAAPSIGSPIGQAASVPAPSRERLTHVVTLSARDREALLEQARRLSAHVEQHPELRPADIAFSANCGRTHLPHRMAIVFSSPEELRARLDAFAAAPEGSETVHGTVADAPPPRIGFLFTGQGSQYVGMGKELYETQPVFRDAIQECAAFLDRAAEQPLLALLADGDSIDRTGRAQPALFALQYALTRLWQSWGIEPHAVFGHSVGEVAAACAAGVLSLEDALLLIQERARWMETIPDGGVMVSIRAAAGEVADALAPHAGLVAIAALNGPEHTVISGDRDAVLAIAAAFRARGIEAKQLRVSVAFHSPAVEPILEPFARATASLSARPARLPWVTGLTGTTLPHLESDYWSRQIREPVQFTAAMSALAELGCDVLLEIGPHPTLTGLAAETLPAAISCLPSLRRGHVDTEVIAHSFARLHVAGAPVDFGAWDRPFSRQRHPLPSYPFQRRRLWFDAPSRRRLPSPSGTRDAEREASWYSRCEWREATLSRRTPPSPRPGHWILLADAGGFAVALAEVLTARGDTCSLLRPDDVERRDPSVPRRDSGHGWTALELARALDATRPAGRPLRGVVHLWSLDIAPTQELDDAALDRAGSLNLASVLALVQALAERGASAVSDGTRLWLVTRGAVFTGNDGAHVSVAQAPAWGMGAVIATEHPEIWGGAVDLEAGEGAKRPERELAAELAGELTVTSTGELGEDRVAWRGGRRLVARLARRLPVRTAPVSIRRDATYLVTGGHGALGLAVAGWLAQRGARRITLVSRRGPGESAQAAIAGLISEGVTVDSVLADVGDAGAVRTLLQRLEERGPPLRGVIHAAGIVEDGLIVNQSWDAFERVLRPKVRGAWHLHRNTRDLDFFVHFSSASSLLGPLGQASYAAANAFLDALAYHQRAHHTSAVTINWGPWEAGMIARLDAETSRRTLGSGWTPLSIADGWSALDRIVASSEAQVAVLPADWSVLDGEGRRASLTRELAGTGEGTRRAGGQVAEVRVRDTILATAPAERKQLLEDHVRQVVERTLGWSARAGDELGSKRRFVEVGMDSLMAIEIRNRLQRELDLTLAATTLFNYPTISALTEHLASMLASAGIVPADTSAAISPAIAAETQSARPVEPSEDEGGELSDAELAELIAKKYDSRL from the coding sequence ATGACAACCTCTGCGCCGGACGGGTCTCAGCAACAACGCGCGCTGCTTGAGCGCGCCACCGTTACCATCAAGAAGCTCCGGGCAGAGAACGCCCAGCTCCGTGCTGCCCAGAAGGAGCCGATCGCCATCATCGGGATGGCCTGCCGCTTCCCCGGGGGCGCGAACGATCCGGAGTCGTACTGGCGCCTGCTCGACGGCGGAGTGGATGCGATCCGCGAGATCCCCCCGGAAAGGTGGCCGGCGGGCGAGATCGACGTCAACGAGCTACCGGCGCTGCGCTGGGCCGGGCTCATTGATTCGGTCGATGGCTTCGATGCAGAGTTTTTCGGCATCACCCCGCGCGAGGCCTCCCAGCTGGATCCTCAGCAGCGTCTCCTTCTGGAGGTGAGCTGTGAGGCGCTGGAGAATGCCCTGCAACCTGCCGACCGGCTGGTTCAGCACCCCGTGGGGGTCTTCGTCGGCATTGCTTCCTCCGACTACCAGCACCATGTGCTCGCCCTTCCTCCGGAGGAGCAAAACGGCTACTCGGCCACCGGCAACATGCCCAGCGTCGCGGCCGGGCGCATCGCCTACACGCTTGGCCTACAGGGCCCGTGCGCTGCCGTGGATACCGCGTGCTCGTCGTCGCTGGTCGCGCTTCACATGGCCTGCCAGAGCCTGCGCAGCGGCGAGAGTTCGCTGGCCCTCGCGGGTGGCGTCAACCTGCTCCTGTCATCGACCTGGATGCGCATGGTGGGGTTGACCCAGTCGCTGTCGCCCGACGGGCGGTGCCGCACGTTCGACGCTCGCGCCAATGGCTTCGTCCGCGGTGAAGGCTGTGGCGTCGTGGTGCTCAAGCGCCTGTCGGATGCCCAGCGCGATGGCGATCACGTCTGGGCAGTCCTCCGCGGTTCGTCGATCAACCACGACGGCCGTTCCGGTGGTTTGACCGTGCCCAACGTGCTGTCGCAAGAAGCCACTTTGCGCAAGGCGCTGGACAGCGCCGAAGTCGCGGCAGGCGACATCGGATATGTCGAGGCCCACGGTACCGGCACGCCCCTTGGCGATCCGATCGAACTCGATGCCCTCAAGAGTGTGCTCGGACGAGACCGTGGCAGCGATCGCCGCTGCGTCGTCGGGTCGGTGAAGACCAACATCGGCCACTTGGAGGCGGCCGCCGGCATCGCAGGGCTCATCAAGGTTGTACTGGCGCTCGGCAAGGAGACTCTCCCTGCGCACCTGCATTTTCGCGGGCTGAACCCGCGTGTTTCGCTCGATCAGACAGCCCTGGTCATTGGTGCGGAGGCTCGCCCGTGGCCAGTAGGTGAAGTGCCGAGACGGGCCGTGGTCAGCTCGTTCGGAATCAGCGGAACCAATGCTTGCCTCGTGGTCGAGGAGGCGCCGTCGCGTCCCGCTGCCGAGGCCGTGCATCCGCTGCCCGAGGCAGGCGCAGGCAGCCCGGGCGATTTCTTGCTTCCGTTGTCGGCTCGCAGTCCTGAAGCGCTTCGTGCGCTCGCGCTCGCGCATGCCCGGCGGTTGGGCGAGCTTGAGGGCCCGTCTTCGCTTGAGCAGCACGTTCACTTGGCGAGCACGCGGCGCAGCCATCACTCGATCCGTCAGGGGTTTGTCGGCAGCACCCGTGCCGAACTCGTCGAAAGCCTGATGGCCTTCGCGGGCCAACCCGAACTGTCGGCGGCGGCGACGATCAAGGCTCCTCGCGTCGCCATGATTTTTCCAGGGCAGGGCTCGCAGTGGTTGGGGATGGGCAAGGAGCTTCATGCCCGCGAGCCGGTGTTCCGGGACGCCCTGGCCGCATTCGACGCTGCGATGCGGAAGGTGGCTGGCTGGTCAGTGATCGAGGAGCTGTTCGCCGAGGCTGATCGGGCCCGCCTTGATCAGGTCGACGTCATCCAGCCCTGCATTGTTGCGATCCAGCTTTCCCTGGCTGCGCTGTGGCGCTCCTGGGGAGTAGAGCCGTCGGTCGTGATCGGCCAGAGCATGGGCGAGGTGAGCGCGGCCTATGTGGCCGGTGCGCTCAGCATCGAGGACGCGGCGCGGGTCATCACGGCGCGCAGCCGCCTCGTCAAGCAGTTGCGCGGTGGCGCGATGGCCAGCGTCGGTCTGCCAGCCAGCGAACTCGAGGGAGTGCTCGGAGAGGGTCTTGGGGTGGCCGCCATCAACGGTCCGGCTTCGACCCTGGTGGCTGGGAGGTCCGATGCCATCGACCGCTTGGTGACGGAGATGGCCGGAAAGGGCGTGTTCTGCCGCAAGGTGAAGGTGGACTACGCCTCGCACAGTCCTGAGGTTGAGCCACTGCGTGCGGCACTCCTTGAGGCGTTGTCGCCGGTGCGCGGTCAGCCGCCCGCGCTCGCTTTCCGCTCGACGGTCCACCGCGGCTGGGTGGGTGCCGACGGCCTCGGCCCTGAGTACTGGTACCAGAATCTCCGCGAGCCGGTGCAGTTGTTCCCGGTTCTCGAGACGCTGCTGATTGACGACGGAATCGACGTTCTGCTGGAGGTCAGCCCGCATCCGATCCTCGGTCCTGTGCTCCAGGCAGCCGCCACTCACGTCGGACGAGACGCGGCGGTCTTCGCGTCTCTGCGGCGCGAGCAAGCCGAGCAGAAGACACTCTTGCTCACCTTGGCCGCCCTTTATGCCCGCGGCCATGCGGTGGCCTTCGAGCACGTAGGCTCAAGAGCTGTTCCTGATCGCGCTGCGCGTTGGTCGCCGCTGCCGACCTATCCCTGGCAGCGTCAGCGGCACTGGCTGCCGAAGGTGGAGCGGCTGTCGAAGGCGGAGCGAGCCACAGAGGCTCCACGAGACAGCCTGCCGCCCGGGCGCCGCCTGCGCTCGCCCGCGCTGCGCGATGCGGTGTACGAAGTCGTGCTCCGCTCGACGTCATTACGCTGTTTCGAGAGCCACCGCGTCGAGGGAGGCGTGATTGCTCCGGCATCGTGGATCCTGTCCATGGTGCTCGCCGCGCTGCGCGATCTGGGGCTCCAAGGCCCGGTCGCGGCCCGCCAGATGACGTTCGCCCGCCCGCTGGCGATCCCCGATGGCGAGGAACGTCAGGTTCAGCTGATCCTTTCGCCGGAGGCCGCGCGCCCCAACCGTTTTCAGCTGCTCTCCTCATCCAGCGGTGGTTCCGCGGACGAGCGTTCGTGGACCTTGCTGTCGGAAGGGACAATTGCGCTAGGAGAGGCGCCGCCCCTCGAGCAACTTGACGTTGCCTCAATGTGTGGCCGGATGGAGGTTGTTCCGGCGGCCTCCATTGCGGCAATGGTCGGCTCGCCTGGCCCCGAGGGGTGGATTGAAACGCTCCATCGAGGTGGCCACGAGGTGCTGTGTCGGCTTCGCGCTCCGCGCGCTGGCGATGATGCGGATCGCTTTGTCCTGCACCCCGAGCCACTCAACGAAGTCCTTGCTGCGCTGGTTGCGAGTTCTGGTGTGGCAGGTCACCGCTATGCTCCGGTTGCCATCGACGCGTTGGAGCTTGTCAGGCAGGCGGATGTCGCTTGGATCCACGGCACCGTCACACGGGTAGAGAGTGGAGGTCGGTCGGCGCTCTCGGTCGCGCTTCACCTCTATGACGAGGCTCATCACCCGGTTGCCGTCCTCTCTCGCATGCACTGTGTTCCCGCTTCCCTTGAGGGGAGCATCAAGGCGGAGACAGGGCTGCTGGCGCGCGGCCGCTATGAGGTGGCATGGCAGCCGCTCGAGCCGGTGCGCGAGGCGACGGCCTCCGTGCCGACGCCTGTCACGGCTCCTGGCCGGTGGCTGATCTTCCCAGACGCGCGTGGCACGTGCGACGTGCTGGCATCTCGGCTCGAAGCCGAGGGACACGACTGCGTGCGGATCTCCGGAGGACTTGAGCGCGACGTCCTGTGCGAGCAAATCACCGCTGCGGCGGTCAGCGAGCGGCCGCTACGCGGCATCCTGTTCGGCTGCGGGCTTGACGTTGTTGCCGAGCCGGGCCAGCCGTTCTCCTTCGGTCAGCTTGAAGCGGCGCGTGCCCTGCTGCAACTTGCCGGAACGTTCGGGACCCACTCACTTGGACCTGTTTGGATCCCGACTCGCGGTGCCGTGTCTGTCGAGGACGGAGAACCGATCGACACCCCTGCCGCCGCGGTGCTGTGGGGGATGGGCCGGGTGCTCGGCCGCGAGCACCCCGAGGCTGCTCCGCGCCTCGTGGATGTCGATCCACGTGGCTCTGTCAGCTCGAATGCCGAGCAGCTCCATCGAGCGATTTCGATGGATCAATCGCAGGATCATCAGCTCGCGTTGCGTGCAGAGCGGATCTTCGGGCTTCGGCTGCGCCGGGGACGCGATGACCACGCTCGCCAAGCCCTGGCCCCCTCACCCGAAGCCAGCTACCTGATCACGGGTGGCCTGGGGCGGTTGGGCCTGTCGGTGGCGGAATGGCTGGTGGCTCGAGGTGCTCGGCACCTCGTCTTGCTCGCGCGCTCTCTCCCGTCCGAGGATGCCTCGCGTCGCATTCTCGCACTTGAGCAGCAGGGCGCACGAGTCCTGGTGGCGCGTGCCAACGTGGCGGACTTCGAGGCGCTAGGCCAGGCGCTCTCCGCCGCCGAGGCCGAGCTGCCAGCAATCCGCGGCGTCATCCACGCGGCCGGACAGGCGCGACAGGCGCTCCTCGTCGACGAACCTTGGCAGGACTATGCCGAGGTTCTCGGCGCCAAGGCGGCGGGTGCGTGGAACCTGCATCAGCTGACCAAGGACAGGAAGCTCGACTTCTTCGTCATGTTCTCCTCCATTGCTGGGATCCTCGGCTTTGGAGGCATGGGAAGTTACGCCGCCGCGAACACCTACCTCGATGCCCTCGCTGTATATCGCCGTGGGCTTGGCCTTCCGGCGCTCAGCATTGCGTGGGGTTTGTGGGATCAGGAGCTCGATCGGCAGCTTGGCGAGCGGGCAATGCGCGTCGGGTTGGCGCCGTTCGCCGCCGCGGACGGTCTCCAGGCGCTGGGGGTGCTCGCGGCCGGGCAGGCGACTCACGCCATCGTGGCCAACATGGATTGGGCACGTCACCTCCAAGACCGACCGGGCGCCGTGCCGTCGTGGCTTCACGGTCTTGCTGCGTCCTCCTCCGGTCCGGCGAGTTCACGCGAGCCCGAAGGCGCCTCGAAACTCCTCGGTAGCTTGGCGGGGCTTTCGGCGCAGGCCGCCTCGGAGCGGATCTCGGCGCATGTCGGTGGTGTGGTGGCCGAGACGCTGGGCTATCCCCGCTATCACTCCCTCCCTCGCGGCAAGGGGTTCTTCGATCTTGGTTTCGACTCGCTGCTGGCCATGGATCTTCGCCGCCGGTTGGCCAAGGACTTTGCTCACCCCTTCCCGGTGACGCTTGCCTTTGATCATCCGACGATCGAGCGTCTCACCTCCTATCTTGTCGCCTACTGGAAAGACAGCGGCGCGGTGGCACGCAGCGGCAGCGGTGCTATCGCGCTGTCGGCTACTTCAGGCGATGCGCAGGCAGTGAATCCGCTCGCTACCGTGATCCAGGCTCACCCGGACGCTGCGGTCGAGCCGATCGCGATCGTCGGCATCGGCTGCCGTTTCCCCGGCGGGATTGTCGATCCAGAAACGTTCTGGAGACTCCTGACCCAGGGCAGGGACGCTACGTCCGAGGCGCCGCACGGCCGCTGGGACGACGAGTCGCTGTTCGATCCAGATCCCAGTGCACCCGGCAAGTTCCACGTGCGCCGCGCCGGCTTCCTGTCCGACATCGAGTCGTTTGATCCCGAGTTCTTCGGGATTTCCCCGCGCGAGGCCGCGCGCATGGATCCTCAGCAGCGGCTCTTGCTGGAGGTGACCTGGGAAGCCCTCGAGCATGCCGGTCAGCCTGCCAACGCGCTGGTCGACTCAGCGACGGGCGTGTTTGTGAGTGGCGCGCCAAACCAGTACCTGAACCGGTTTGGCGAGGATCCAGCCGAACTCGACGCTTACGCGCTCACTGGCAACCTGCCGTGTACGTTATCGGGCCGCGTGTCGTATGTCCTTGGGCTGCGCGGCCCCAATTTGTTCGTCGACACCGGCTGCTCCGGGGCGCTGGTCGCCCTGCACCTGGCCTGTCAGAGCCTGCGGGCCCGCGAGTGCGAGCTGGCGCTCGCGGGTGGCGTCAACGTTCTGCTGTCGGCCGATATGATGATCGGCTTGGGCAAGACCGGTACGTTGGCGCCTGACGGGCGCTGCAAGACGTTCGATGCCTCGGCCAATGGTTTTGGGCGCGGTGAGGGTTGTGGCGTGCTCGTCGTCAAGCGACTGAGCGATGCTCAGGCGCACGGCGACCGGATTATCGCCGTGGTCCGCGGCTCGTCGGTAAACCACGATGGCCGGAGCGGTGGACTCACGGTTCCCAGCGGCCCGGCGCAGCAGTTGCTGATGGAACGCGCGCTCCAGCAAGCCCGGATCTCGGCCGCGCAGGTGGGCTTCGTCGAGGCACATGGCACCGGTACGCAACTGGGTGATCCGATAGAGGTAGGTGCGCTGGCGGCCGTGTACGGGCGCGCCTCGGGCCGCACCTCGCCGTGCTTCCTGGGCGCGGTGAAGAGCAATCTCGGTCATCTCGAAGCGGCAGCTGGCGTCGCTGGGATCATCAAGGCGGCGCTCACGGTCGAGCGCGGCGAGATTCCACCGAACGTCCACTTCGCCGAGCTCAACCCCAAGCTGCCGATGGATGGCGAGCCCTTCAGTATCCCGACACGGCTTCATGCCTGGCCCACCGCAGGTCGCCGTCTTGCCGCAGTGAGTTCGTTTGGCTTGGGCGGTACCAACGCGCATACCGTCCTGGAGGCGGCGCCTTCGATCGGCTCTCCCATCGGGCAGGCAGCCTCGGTCCCTGCGCCGAGCCGTGAGCGACTGACCCATGTGGTGACGCTCTCGGCGCGAGATCGCGAGGCGCTGCTCGAACAGGCCCGGCGCCTTTCGGCGCATGTCGAACAGCACCCTGAGCTCCGGCCTGCGGACATCGCGTTCTCCGCCAACTGTGGCCGGACCCACCTGCCGCATCGCATGGCGATTGTCTTTTCCTCCCCCGAGGAACTGCGCGCCCGGCTCGACGCCTTCGCCGCGGCCCCAGAGGGCAGTGAGACAGTGCATGGGACAGTGGCCGACGCCCCGCCCCCGCGCATCGGCTTTCTGTTCACCGGGCAGGGCTCGCAGTACGTCGGCATGGGCAAAGAGCTTTACGAGACCCAGCCGGTGTTTCGTGACGCCATCCAGGAATGCGCGGCCTTCCTCGATCGAGCAGCCGAGCAGCCGCTCTTGGCCCTGCTCGCCGACGGTGATTCCATCGATCGCACTGGGCGCGCCCAGCCGGCGCTGTTCGCCCTTCAGTACGCGTTGACGCGCCTGTGGCAATCATGGGGGATCGAACCGCACGCGGTGTTCGGCCATAGCGTCGGTGAGGTCGCGGCGGCCTGTGCCGCTGGGGTGCTCAGCCTGGAAGATGCGCTGCTCCTGATTCAGGAGCGCGCGCGTTGGATGGAGACGATTCCCGACGGCGGCGTCATGGTCAGCATCCGTGCCGCTGCGGGCGAGGTTGCAGATGCACTTGCCCCTCATGCCGGGCTCGTCGCAATTGCGGCACTCAACGGCCCGGAGCACACGGTGATCTCGGGAGACCGTGATGCTGTCCTGGCGATCGCCGCAGCCTTCCGTGCCCGTGGCATCGAAGCCAAGCAACTGCGGGTGTCGGTTGCTTTCCATTCACCAGCGGTGGAGCCGATCCTTGAGCCTTTTGCGCGAGCGACCGCCTCGCTCTCCGCTCGGCCCGCACGGCTCCCCTGGGTTACCGGGCTGACCGGCACGACGCTGCCTCACCTTGAGTCTGATTACTGGTCACGCCAGATCCGCGAGCCGGTGCAGTTCACGGCAGCGATGAGCGCGCTGGCCGAGTTGGGCTGCGACGTGCTATTGGAGATCGGTCCTCACCCGACGTTGACCGGGCTCGCCGCCGAAACGCTTCCGGCTGCGATCTCGTGCCTCCCTTCGCTGAGGCGCGGCCACGTCGACACGGAGGTTATCGCGCACAGTTTCGCCCGGCTCCACGTTGCCGGTGCCCCCGTCGATTTTGGCGCTTGGGATCGGCCCTTCTCGCGCCAGCGCCATCCGCTGCCTTCCTACCCGTTCCAAAGGCGCCGCCTATGGTTCGATGCCCCCAGCCGACGGCGGCTTCCGAGCCCGTCAGGGACACGAGACGCCGAGCGCGAGGCGTCCTGGTACTCGCGCTGTGAGTGGCGTGAAGCCACGCTCTCTCGGCGGACGCCTCCCAGCCCGCGTCCCGGCCATTGGATCCTTTTGGCGGACGCTGGTGGGTTTGCCGTTGCCTTGGCGGAGGTGCTCACCGCTCGGGGCGATACGTGCTCCCTGCTGCGGCCTGACGATGTGGAACGGCGAGATCCCTCTGTTCCGCGCCGCGATAGTGGCCATGGCTGGACTGCGCTCGAACTGGCACGTGCTCTCGATGCCACGCGTCCCGCAGGTAGGCCGTTGCGAGGCGTCGTCCACCTGTGGAGTCTCGACATTGCGCCCACCCAGGAACTCGATGACGCCGCGTTGGATCGGGCCGGGTCCCTCAACCTCGCCAGCGTGCTGGCCTTGGTGCAGGCGCTCGCAGAACGAGGAGCGAGCGCGGTCAGCGATGGCACGCGGCTCTGGCTCGTCACCCGCGGGGCGGTGTTCACAGGCAACGACGGCGCCCACGTCTCGGTAGCCCAGGCTCCTGCCTGGGGAATGGGCGCGGTTATCGCCACCGAACACCCGGAAATCTGGGGTGGGGCGGTGGATCTTGAAGCGGGTGAGGGCGCGAAGCGCCCCGAGCGCGAGCTGGCCGCTGAGCTGGCCGGAGAACTCACGGTCACGTCCACGGGGGAGCTTGGCGAAGATCGCGTCGCTTGGCGTGGCGGCCGCCGTCTTGTCGCCCGACTCGCGCGCCGCTTGCCGGTGCGAACCGCACCAGTCTCCATCCGTCGCGACGCGACTTACCTGGTAACTGGAGGGCACGGCGCACTGGGACTGGCTGTTGCGGGTTGGCTGGCACAGAGAGGTGCCAGACGCATCACGTTGGTGAGTCGGCGCGGCCCTGGCGAGAGTGCCCAGGCCGCCATCGCTGGATTGATCTCAGAGGGCGTGACGGTCGACAGCGTGCTTGCCGATGTCGGAGATGCCGGTGCGGTGCGTACGCTCCTACAGCGGCTCGAGGAGCGTGGGCCGCCGTTGCGTGGTGTGATCCACGCGGCAGGTATTGTTGAAGATGGCCTGATCGTCAATCAATCGTGGGACGCCTTCGAGCGCGTCCTACGGCCCAAGGTCCGCGGTGCCTGGCATCTGCACCGCAACACCCGTGACCTGGACTTCTTCGTCCACTTCTCGTCGGCCTCCTCGCTTTTGGGCCCGCTCGGTCAGGCAAGTTACGCGGCGGCCAATGCGTTCCTTGATGCGCTTGCCTACCACCAGCGTGCGCACCACACGTCGGCTGTCACCATCAACTGGGGGCCTTGGGAGGCGGGGATGATCGCTCGTCTCGATGCCGAGACCAGCCGCCGCACGCTTGGTTCGGGATGGACCCCGCTGTCGATTGCCGATGGATGGAGTGCTCTCGACCGCATCGTGGCAAGCAGCGAGGCGCAAGTCGCGGTCTTGCCGGCGGATTGGTCCGTGCTCGACGGTGAAGGCCGACGGGCGTCGCTCACCCGGGAGTTGGCGGGAACGGGAGAGGGGACCCGCCGCGCTGGCGGGCAGGTTGCCGAGGTCCGCGTTCGCGATACGATCCTGGCGACTGCTCCTGCCGAGCGAAAGCAGCTGCTCGAGGATCATGTCCGTCAAGTCGTGGAGCGCACCCTGGGGTGGAGCGCACGCGCTGGCGATGAGCTGGGCTCGAAGCGGCGCTTCGTCGAGGTGGGCATGGACTCGCTCATGGCCATCGAGATCCGGAACCGGCTGCAGCGCGAACTCGACCTCACTCTTGCCGCCACCACGTTGTTCAACTACCCGACCATCAGCGCTCTGACAGAGCACCTTGCCTCCATGCTTGCTTCCGCCGGGATTGTGCCTGCGGACACATCCGCAGCCATCTCTCCTGCCATCGCGGCGGAGACTCAGTCTGCGCGCCCGGTGGAGCCGAGCGAGGATGAAGGGGGCGAACTCTCGGACGCCGAACTCGCCGAACTCATCGCGAAGAAGTACGACTCGCGCCTCTAA